The proteins below are encoded in one region of Fibrella aestuarina BUZ 2:
- a CDS encoding glycoside hydrolase family 97 protein yields the protein MKYLILSLCLCCSAYVSQAQTTNPVISSPDGKLLVTLSLDSGKPTYSVSLNGKPFVMKSPLGLKTNVGDFTEGLAMGKALAITKLDNTYELPNIKQRKVHYVANEGVLSYTKENRPAIDITFRVSNNDVAFRYKVYPQKASRSCVINEEASGFAFPAGTTTFLSAQSKAMVGFARTMPSYEIPYTVDDTLGKNGRGNGYTFPCLFKVNTNGWVLVSETGVDSRYCGSRLIGHTDGLYTIGFPMPDENNGIGTSAPGIPLPGETPWRTITVGETLAPIVETTVPFDVVEPRYEGSQPYEYTKGSWSWIIGMDGRTVYDEQVRYIDFSAAMGYKTVLVDALWDTQIGREKIAELAKYGASKGVSLYLWYNSNGYWNDAPQGPRGIMDNTIARRKEMAWMKKIGVKGIKVDFFGGDKQETMKLYEDILYDANDFGILCIFHGSTLPRGWERMYPNYAASEAVLASENLAFSQGSNDREAFNATIHPFIRNTVGSMDFGGSALNKFYNANNTPNRGSKRVTSDVYALATAVLFQSGVQHFALAPNNLTDAPAWAIDFMKTVPTTWDEVRYIDGYPGRYVVLARRQGTKWYVAGVNAQKEPVKLTLKLPMIAAGAEYKLYSDDAQLTGKVTTAKLPKNGEVNWVIPTNGAALLVN from the coding sequence ATGAAATACCTTATTCTCTCACTGTGCCTGTGCTGTAGCGCGTATGTGAGCCAAGCGCAGACAACAAATCCGGTCATAAGTAGCCCTGACGGGAAATTGCTGGTGACGCTATCGCTGGACAGTGGGAAGCCAACTTATAGTGTGTCGCTGAATGGCAAACCGTTCGTCATGAAATCACCGCTGGGGTTGAAAACCAATGTGGGCGATTTCACCGAAGGGCTGGCGATGGGCAAAGCGCTGGCGATCACCAAGCTTGACAACACCTACGAGTTGCCGAACATCAAGCAACGTAAGGTGCATTATGTGGCCAACGAAGGCGTACTGTCTTACACCAAAGAGAACAGGCCCGCCATCGACATTACGTTCCGGGTGAGTAATAACGACGTGGCGTTCCGCTACAAAGTGTACCCGCAAAAGGCGTCGCGCTCCTGCGTGATCAACGAAGAAGCATCGGGCTTTGCGTTTCCAGCCGGTACCACCACGTTTCTGTCGGCGCAAAGCAAAGCGATGGTGGGTTTTGCCCGAACCATGCCCAGCTACGAGATTCCGTATACGGTCGACGACACGCTGGGCAAAAACGGCCGGGGCAATGGCTACACCTTTCCTTGCCTGTTCAAAGTCAATACCAACGGCTGGGTACTGGTTTCCGAGACGGGCGTCGACAGCCGCTACTGCGGCAGCCGCCTGATTGGCCATACCGACGGCTTGTATACCATCGGCTTCCCGATGCCCGACGAAAACAACGGCATCGGCACCTCAGCACCCGGCATTCCGCTACCCGGCGAAACGCCCTGGCGTACCATTACCGTCGGCGAAACGCTGGCTCCCATCGTTGAGACCACCGTGCCGTTCGATGTCGTTGAACCGCGTTATGAGGGGTCTCAGCCATACGAGTACACCAAGGGAAGCTGGAGCTGGATCATCGGCATGGATGGCCGCACAGTGTATGACGAGCAGGTTCGCTACATCGATTTCAGCGCGGCCATGGGCTACAAAACCGTGTTGGTCGATGCGCTGTGGGACACGCAGATCGGCCGCGAAAAAATAGCCGAACTGGCCAAATACGGAGCCAGCAAGGGCGTTAGCCTGTATTTGTGGTACAACTCCAACGGCTACTGGAACGACGCCCCACAAGGGCCACGCGGCATTATGGATAACACCATTGCCCGCCGGAAGGAAATGGCCTGGATGAAGAAGATCGGCGTAAAGGGCATCAAAGTCGACTTTTTTGGCGGCGACAAGCAGGAGACGATGAAGCTGTACGAAGACATTCTGTACGACGCCAACGACTTCGGTATCCTGTGCATTTTTCACGGCTCGACGCTTCCCCGCGGCTGGGAACGGATGTACCCTAATTACGCAGCCAGCGAAGCCGTGCTGGCCAGCGAAAACCTGGCTTTTTCGCAAGGAAGTAATGACAGGGAAGCCTTTAACGCCACCATCCACCCGTTCATCCGCAACACGGTGGGCAGCATGGACTTTGGTGGTAGCGCGCTGAACAAATTTTACAACGCCAATAACACACCGAACCGGGGCTCAAAACGCGTTACGTCCGACGTGTACGCCTTGGCCACGGCAGTCCTGTTTCAGAGTGGCGTTCAGCACTTTGCCCTGGCGCCCAACAACCTCACCGACGCCCCAGCCTGGGCCATCGACTTCATGAAAACCGTACCCACCACCTGGGACGAAGTTCGCTACATCGACGGCTATCCGGGCCGATACGTGGTGCTGGCGCGCCGGCAGGGCACGAAATGGTACGTAGCCGGGGTGAATGCCCAAAAAGAACCCGTTAAGCTGACATTGAAATTGCCCATGATCGCCGCCGGTGCCGAGTACAAGCTCTACAGCGACGATGCGCAATTGACGGGCAAGGTGACCACGGCCAAACTGCCCAAAAATGGGGAAGTGAACTGGGTGATCCCGACGAACGGGGCCGCGCTTTTAGTGAACTGA
- a CDS encoding VOC family protein produces the protein MKNSGIRSFLLSFALLISGVVQAQSNFTSKTIGVGVVVADIDRSVDFYVNGIGMIKTGSFTINEDFGKRSGLTNGVATNVTILKLENSPDATDWKLMSFGKKASHPKPTYIQDDTGMQYITLQVKALQPIIDRLTQMKVKFLGSTPTPLNAKAHFLFVQDPDGNFIELIGPLQ, from the coding sequence ATGAAAAACTCAGGTATACGTTCTTTTCTGCTGTCGTTCGCACTGCTCATCAGCGGCGTTGTACAGGCGCAATCCAATTTCACGAGTAAAACCATCGGCGTGGGCGTCGTGGTGGCCGACATCGACCGCTCAGTCGACTTCTACGTCAACGGCATCGGCATGATCAAAACCGGTAGCTTCACCATCAACGAAGACTTCGGCAAACGCTCCGGTCTGACCAATGGCGTAGCCACGAACGTCACCATCCTGAAGCTCGAAAACAGCCCCGACGCCACCGACTGGAAGCTGATGAGCTTCGGTAAAAAGGCGTCGCACCCGAAGCCCACTTACATTCAGGACGATACAGGCATGCAATACATCACCCTTCAGGTGAAAGCCCTGCAACCCATCATCGACCGCCTGACGCAGATGAAGGTGAAGTTTCTGGGCAGCACCCCCACTCCCCTAAACGCCAAAGCCCATTTCCTTTTTGTGCAGGACCCCGACGGCAACTTCATCGAACTAATCGGCCCACTTCAGTAA
- a CDS encoding glycoside hydrolase family 43 protein: MKPTRYRLLFLACLLLFRYVADAQTARNPVIFADVPDMAMIRVGNTYYMSSTTMHLSPGLPIMKSNDLINWQLVGYAYDTLTTADAMSLNNGKSTYGRGSWASSLRYHNGLYYATTFAQTSGRTHVYTTKNIEKGPWKEVSFKPSYHDHSLFFDDDGRTYLIYGAGKLRLVELTADASGVKPGTTEQVIIENASTPSGTGGGLPAEGSQLFKVNGKYYLFNITWPRGGMRTVVIHRADKITGPWEGRVALQDLGVAQGGLIDTPDGKWYSYLFRDFGGVGRIPYLVPVEWKDGWPVLGENGKVPQTLNLPASKGLIPGIVNSDEFTRKKGDPALPLVWQWNHNPDNSLWSVSERKGFLRLKTGRTDTSFVMARNTLTQRTIGSESAGSTMLDASKLKDGDFAGLSLLQKNYGLVGVKRENGATSIVMVNASSGKPVEVQRVPLSQKTVYLKAECDFRDRKDTAHFFYSLDGKSWTAIGDPLKMPYTIPHFMGYRFGLFTYATSQTGGFADFDYFRISDKLAQAN; this comes from the coding sequence ATGAAACCTACCCGCTACCGACTTCTTTTTCTTGCCTGCCTACTCCTGTTCAGGTACGTTGCCGACGCCCAGACGGCCCGGAATCCGGTCATTTTTGCCGACGTACCTGACATGGCCATGATTCGGGTGGGCAATACCTACTACATGAGCAGCACCACCATGCACCTAAGTCCGGGACTGCCCATTATGAAGTCGAACGACCTGATCAACTGGCAACTGGTGGGCTACGCTTACGACACGCTGACGACGGCCGACGCGATGAGCCTGAATAACGGCAAAAGCACCTACGGGCGCGGGTCGTGGGCCAGCAGCCTGCGCTACCACAACGGGCTGTACTACGCGACCACCTTCGCCCAGACCAGCGGCCGGACTCACGTCTACACCACTAAAAACATCGAAAAAGGGCCCTGGAAAGAAGTATCGTTCAAACCGTCGTACCACGACCACAGCCTGTTTTTCGACGATGACGGCCGAACGTACCTGATCTACGGCGCGGGCAAACTCCGGCTGGTCGAGCTGACGGCCGATGCGTCGGGCGTGAAACCCGGCACGACTGAGCAGGTCATTATCGAGAACGCCAGCACGCCATCGGGTACGGGTGGGGGCCTGCCCGCCGAAGGGTCGCAGTTGTTCAAGGTAAATGGCAAGTATTACCTGTTCAACATTACCTGGCCGCGCGGGGGCATGCGGACGGTGGTCATCCACCGCGCCGACAAGATCACCGGGCCGTGGGAAGGGCGCGTGGCGTTGCAGGATCTGGGTGTAGCCCAAGGTGGATTGATCGACACGCCCGACGGCAAGTGGTATTCGTACCTGTTCCGCGATTTTGGTGGGGTGGGCCGCATCCCGTATCTGGTGCCCGTCGAGTGGAAAGATGGCTGGCCGGTACTGGGCGAAAACGGCAAAGTGCCCCAAACGCTCAATCTCCCCGCCAGCAAAGGCCTGATTCCCGGCATCGTGAACTCCGACGAGTTTACCCGCAAGAAAGGCGACCCTGCCCTGCCGCTGGTGTGGCAGTGGAACCACAATCCCGATAATAGCCTCTGGTCGGTGTCGGAACGGAAAGGGTTTCTGCGCCTGAAAACCGGCCGCACGGATACCTCGTTCGTGATGGCCCGCAACACGCTCACCCAGCGGACCATCGGTTCCGAATCGGCCGGGTCGACGATGCTGGATGCGTCGAAGCTGAAAGACGGCGATTTTGCCGGGCTGAGCCTGCTGCAAAAAAACTACGGGCTGGTGGGTGTAAAGAGGGAAAACGGCGCGACGTCGATCGTGATGGTCAATGCCAGTTCGGGCAAGCCGGTGGAGGTGCAGCGCGTGCCGCTGAGCCAGAAAACGGTCTACCTGAAAGCGGAGTGCGATTTCCGCGACCGCAAAGACACGGCCCATTTCTTCTACAGCCTCGACGGTAAAAGCTGGACCGCCATTGGCGACCCGCTGAAAATGCCGTACACCATCCCGCACTTTATGGGCTACCGCTTTGGCCTGTTCACTTACGCCACCTCACAGACGGGTGGTTTTGCCGATTTCGATTACTTCCGAATCAGCGACAAACTAGCCCAGGCGAACTAG
- a CDS encoding sialate O-acetylesterase, which produces MKKRTGNFLLIGLVLLSLNAVAQDKNFYIFLCFGQSNMEGNARIEAQDTVDVNPRFQVMEAVDCPAINRSKGNWYTAKPPLCRCRTGLTPADYFGRELVANLPEKVRVGVINVAVGGCRIELFDKDQYTSYTTNIPGWMKNFIGEYGGNPYGRLVEMAKLAQKDGVIKGILLHQGESNTGDTLWTQKVKVVYDNLMNDLDLKPRKVPLLAGETVNADQNGKCASMNRIIATLPQTIKNAHVISSAGCTDSADDLHFNAAGYRELGKRYAAQMLSLLGYKPTATN; this is translated from the coding sequence ATGAAGAAGCGAACTGGTAACTTCCTGTTGATCGGGCTCGTTCTGCTGAGCTTGAACGCTGTCGCACAGGACAAAAACTTTTACATCTTCCTCTGTTTCGGGCAATCGAACATGGAGGGGAACGCCCGAATCGAAGCGCAGGATACCGTCGATGTAAACCCCCGTTTTCAGGTAATGGAAGCGGTCGACTGCCCGGCCATCAACCGAAGCAAAGGGAATTGGTACACCGCCAAACCGCCCCTCTGCCGGTGCCGCACGGGGCTTACACCCGCCGATTATTTTGGTCGGGAACTGGTGGCGAACCTGCCCGAAAAGGTCCGGGTGGGTGTCATCAACGTAGCCGTGGGTGGCTGCAGGATCGAGTTGTTCGACAAAGATCAATACACCTCCTACACGACCAACATACCCGGCTGGATGAAAAACTTCATCGGGGAATACGGCGGAAACCCGTACGGCCGACTGGTCGAAATGGCGAAGCTGGCGCAGAAAGACGGGGTGATCAAAGGCATTCTGCTGCATCAGGGCGAGTCGAACACGGGCGATACGCTCTGGACCCAAAAAGTGAAAGTGGTGTATGATAACCTGATGAACGACCTGGATCTGAAACCCAGAAAAGTGCCGCTGCTAGCCGGTGAGACGGTCAACGCTGATCAGAATGGCAAATGTGCCAGTATGAACAGAATCATCGCCACGCTGCCGCAAACGATCAAAAATGCCCACGTGATTTCGTCGGCAGGCTGCACGGATTCGGCCGACGACCTGCACTTCAATGCTGCCGGCTATCGGGAACTGGGAAAACGGTATGCCGCGCAGATGCTGTCGCTGCTAGGCTATAAACCGACGGCGACGAATTAG
- a CDS encoding family 43 glycosylhydrolase yields MKPKKIDTRLVILALFLTYGTLLAQRSAGDKSVYNEVKTYVNPVLPGDHPDPTMLRVGDDFYHCGSSFHFTPYLPIYHSKDMVHWEVISRVVPPTASFVTDRPSAGIWQGAITYFYGSYWIYFSANGQWFSKASDPKGPWSEPVRVKGDPKTGPLGYDNSIFVDDDGKPYMVIKNGQKTNRIQELGRDGQLTSSVIDLDWVNAKLQYSWAEGPVMCKRNGYYYYFPAGDVSGGQYAMRGKALTADSTQWERLGDFFKPITDPKTGFRRPNHISAPIQLADGTWWTIGQSYEKPLQGADWSGMGRQTSLYQVIWEGDRPWGLAPTTKPVPKPNLPKSGIRWRSAQSDQFDSETLSMNWHFLTKRAANRYSLSARKGWVRLSPDTARVHLMQKETDHYYSAVTRVDLNAGDAATKAGLYLTNGNQRVFVQLYSGFDTGKTLVFKLDTAVRMVPNSIGNVVWLKVERNEHQLSGYYSGDGRKWSSIGAPISAENLDKSQPNFNSWVGTSLGLFAEGKPADFDFFVCKDGFSSLPAVGYSNYYGVEKVGEAAEAGVTNDSDQGGWFMLSGVDLGSGNEAAKQIQVQLSASTSGTLELWLDDLTSGKKMASIPFKSTGGKTDWKTVRQSIKGVSGHHDVFVKFPAGQANVATIKALQFQK; encoded by the coding sequence ATGAAACCCAAAAAAATAGATACACGGCTGGTCATCCTGGCCCTTTTCCTAACCTACGGTACCCTGTTGGCCCAGCGTAGCGCGGGCGACAAATCGGTTTATAACGAGGTAAAAACGTACGTCAACCCCGTTTTGCCCGGCGACCACCCCGACCCGACGATGCTGCGCGTGGGCGACGATTTTTACCATTGCGGGTCCAGTTTCCACTTCACGCCCTACCTGCCCATCTACCACTCTAAAGACATGGTACACTGGGAGGTGATCAGCCGCGTGGTGCCACCCACGGCCAGTTTCGTCACCGACCGGCCCTCGGCGGGTATCTGGCAGGGAGCGATCACCTACTTCTACGGCTCGTACTGGATCTACTTCTCGGCCAACGGGCAGTGGTTCTCCAAAGCCAGCGACCCCAAAGGACCGTGGTCGGAGCCGGTGCGGGTGAAGGGCGACCCCAAAACGGGACCACTCGGTTACGACAATTCGATCTTTGTGGACGATGATGGCAAGCCGTATATGGTCATCAAGAATGGCCAGAAGACCAACCGGATTCAGGAACTGGGCCGGGACGGGCAGCTCACTTCGTCGGTCATTGATCTCGACTGGGTCAACGCCAAACTCCAGTACAGCTGGGCCGAAGGGCCGGTGATGTGCAAGCGCAACGGCTACTACTATTATTTTCCAGCGGGCGACGTGTCGGGGGGGCAGTACGCCATGCGCGGCAAAGCCCTCACCGCCGACTCGACCCAGTGGGAACGCCTGGGTGATTTCTTCAAACCCATCACCGATCCCAAAACGGGCTTCCGTCGGCCGAACCACATTTCGGCACCGATTCAGTTGGCGGATGGGACCTGGTGGACGATTGGCCAGAGCTACGAAAAGCCGCTACAAGGGGCCGACTGGTCGGGCATGGGCCGGCAGACCAGCCTGTATCAGGTGATCTGGGAAGGTGACCGGCCGTGGGGGCTGGCACCTACTACCAAACCCGTACCAAAGCCCAACCTGCCCAAATCAGGCATTCGGTGGCGGAGCGCACAGTCTGACCAGTTCGATAGCGAAACGCTGTCGATGAACTGGCATTTCTTGACCAAACGGGCCGCCAATCGCTATTCGCTGTCGGCCCGGAAAGGCTGGGTACGTCTCTCGCCCGACACGGCGCGTGTGCACCTGATGCAGAAGGAAACAGACCACTATTATTCCGCTGTCACCCGCGTCGACCTCAATGCCGGGGATGCCGCTACGAAAGCTGGCCTGTACCTGACCAACGGGAACCAGCGGGTGTTTGTGCAACTCTACAGCGGCTTCGATACCGGCAAGACACTCGTCTTCAAACTCGATACGGCCGTGCGCATGGTACCCAATTCGATCGGGAATGTGGTCTGGCTGAAAGTGGAGCGGAATGAGCATCAGTTATCCGGCTATTACAGCGGTGACGGTAGGAAGTGGTCATCCATCGGGGCGCCCATCAGTGCGGAGAACCTCGACAAATCCCAGCCGAACTTCAACTCGTGGGTGGGCACCAGTCTGGGGCTGTTTGCCGAGGGTAAACCCGCCGACTTCGACTTCTTCGTCTGCAAAGACGGTTTCTCCAGCTTACCAGCCGTTGGTTACAGCAACTACTACGGTGTCGAAAAGGTGGGCGAGGCGGCGGAGGCGGGCGTTACCAACGACTCCGATCAGGGCGGCTGGTTCATGCTGTCGGGGGTTGATCTGGGCAGCGGAAACGAGGCAGCCAAACAGATTCAGGTCCAGCTATCAGCCAGCACGTCAGGTACGTTGGAACTGTGGCTCGACGATCTGACCAGCGGGAAAAAGATGGCCAGTATCCCGTTCAAATCAACCGGTGGTAAGACAGACTGGAAAACGGTACGTCAATCCATCAAAGGTGTCTCGGGCCATCACGATGTGTTTGTGAAATTTCCCGCCGGCCAGGCCAACGTGGCTACCATTAAAGCCCTTCAGTTTCAAAAATAG
- a CDS encoding alpha/beta hydrolase, which yields MKRFSFKYPYITSALVSGLLLASPVANAQEIIPLYTAAVPNSKASDVQESAERGMFRGVTKPTLEYFKPAADKASGAAVIIIPGGGYSVVVYNGEGVGTAKALAEKGIAAFVLKYRLPSDAIMADKKIGPLQDAQQAIKLVRENAAKWGLDPGKIGIMGFSAGGHLASTAATHFEKAYVDNASNTSLRPDFQILVYPVISMRDSLTHGGSHDALLGKNPSRADIDLFSNELQVRANTPPTYLTHAADDKLVDVDNSIAYFETLRRQKVPVEMHVYPKGDHGFIFRHPGWMEPLFAWMKANNWLTAN from the coding sequence ATGAAACGCTTTAGTTTTAAATATCCATACATCACGTCCGCGCTGGTAAGCGGACTGCTACTAGCCTCGCCAGTTGCCAACGCCCAGGAAATCATTCCGCTGTATACCGCAGCCGTTCCTAACTCAAAAGCGTCGGACGTGCAGGAGTCGGCGGAGAGGGGTATGTTCAGAGGGGTTACCAAGCCCACGCTGGAATACTTTAAACCAGCGGCTGACAAGGCATCGGGGGCGGCAGTGATTATCATTCCCGGTGGCGGTTATAGCGTGGTGGTGTATAATGGCGAGGGCGTCGGCACGGCGAAAGCACTGGCCGAAAAAGGCATTGCCGCCTTCGTGCTGAAGTACCGCCTGCCCAGCGACGCCATCATGGCCGATAAGAAAATCGGTCCGTTGCAGGATGCGCAACAGGCCATCAAACTGGTTCGAGAGAATGCGGCCAAATGGGGCCTCGACCCCGGCAAAATAGGCATCATGGGCTTTTCGGCGGGGGGGCATCTGGCCTCGACAGCCGCCACGCATTTCGAGAAAGCGTATGTCGACAATGCCAGCAACACCAGCCTTCGTCCCGATTTCCAGATCCTGGTTTATCCCGTGATTAGCATGCGCGACAGTCTGACGCACGGCGGTTCGCACGACGCCCTGTTGGGTAAAAACCCGTCGCGGGCCGACATCGACCTCTTTTCGAACGAACTTCAGGTACGTGCCAACACGCCCCCGACGTACCTGACCCACGCGGCCGACGATAAGCTGGTCGATGTCGATAACAGCATCGCTTACTTTGAAACGCTGCGCCGCCAGAAAGTGCCCGTCGAAATGCACGTGTACCCCAAAGGCGACCACGGTTTTATTTTCCGACACCCCGGCTGGATGGAGCCGCTATTTGCCTGGATGAAGGCCAACAACTGGCTGACTGCCAATTGA
- a CDS encoding glycoside hydrolase family 9 protein, with product MKTTLMYRGSRATGLFLLLLATTTAFCQKVKLNDSEYFEIPGLNVLVFSSQYNGMFFDEKTAGIELIHHGVRTSTGGAVRLQHTPEQWDLVPKMTSRKVDKATNSIEVGLRYQEVDFDSRVVVSAKGNGFEINVYLDKPLPAKVVGKAGFNLEFVPSAYFEKSYLADGKPGTFPLYPASNTKTEPLSEKIQQFGIHNTFEERGKPEFIVPAPLTSGKTMVLAPDDAEHMVRIQSETELMLFDGRNLAQNGWFIVRSLLPAGKTGKVLTWYLEPNVIPNWKRAPVLEFSQVGYNPGQEKVAVIELDQADQALKTASLIQVMADGKQIEKLKGPVTNWGKFLRYNYAKFDFSSVKEPGIYFIQYGDQKTNIFPISADVYEKTWHPTLDVWFPVQMDHMTVNEAYRVWHGAPFKDDALQAPLNQQHFDGYSMGDKTDTKYKPLERIPGLGVGGWFDAGDFDIQTGSHNTTILNFVDAWEKLKLNRDETRIDQGRQYVDIHRPDGKPDLLQQIEHGTLNLVAQVKNIGHPVRGIIVPNLHQYHHLGDANTETDNLPYNPNLKPYESDGKSSGTLDDRWAFTTRSAFLDYNTAAALAAASRALNGFNDTLSTQALTYAKKLWDENDGKPNTDTSRFALFRRNTEMAAALQLYITTKDDRYAKKFTDAIWPALDRNVGQVLTAALQAYPFMNKAYQTKLKDYVVKFKASNDELTKQNPYGVPAGTRGGWGSNQQVISWAITNYHANRHFPDIISPEYVFRGLNYLFGCHPYHNLSFVSAVGTRSKKITYGSNRADFSYIAGGVVPGIMVLKPDFPENREDWPFLWGENEVIIDICSAYIMLAGAANELVKK from the coding sequence ATGAAAACGACATTGATGTATCGGGGTTCTCGGGCAACGGGTTTGTTCCTGCTGCTCCTGGCCACGACAACCGCCTTTTGCCAGAAAGTTAAGCTGAACGACTCGGAGTATTTCGAGATACCGGGGCTCAACGTACTGGTTTTCAGCAGCCAGTACAACGGCATGTTCTTCGATGAAAAAACGGCCGGTATCGAGCTGATTCACCACGGGGTACGTACCTCGACGGGCGGTGCGGTACGCTTGCAGCACACGCCCGAACAGTGGGACCTGGTGCCGAAGATGACCTCGCGCAAAGTAGACAAGGCGACCAACAGCATTGAGGTTGGGCTCCGGTATCAGGAAGTCGATTTCGACTCGCGGGTGGTCGTCAGCGCCAAAGGCAACGGCTTCGAAATCAACGTCTACCTCGACAAACCACTCCCCGCAAAAGTGGTTGGCAAAGCTGGTTTCAACCTGGAGTTCGTGCCCTCTGCTTATTTCGAGAAGTCGTATCTAGCTGACGGCAAGCCAGGTACGTTCCCGCTGTATCCGGCCAGCAACACCAAAACGGAGCCCCTCTCGGAGAAGATTCAGCAGTTTGGCATCCACAACACCTTCGAGGAGCGGGGTAAACCCGAGTTTATCGTACCGGCCCCGCTGACGTCGGGCAAAACCATGGTGCTGGCCCCCGACGATGCCGAACACATGGTCAGGATTCAATCGGAAACGGAGCTGATGCTATTCGACGGGCGGAATCTGGCTCAGAACGGCTGGTTCATTGTGCGGAGTCTGCTGCCCGCCGGGAAAACCGGCAAGGTGCTCACCTGGTACCTGGAACCCAATGTAATCCCCAACTGGAAACGCGCGCCCGTACTCGAATTCTCGCAAGTGGGTTACAATCCGGGGCAGGAAAAAGTAGCGGTGATCGAGTTGGACCAGGCCGATCAGGCCCTGAAAACGGCGTCGCTGATTCAGGTGATGGCCGATGGCAAACAGATCGAGAAGCTGAAAGGGCCCGTTACAAACTGGGGGAAATTCCTGCGCTACAACTACGCCAAATTCGATTTCAGTTCGGTGAAAGAGCCGGGCATTTATTTCATCCAGTACGGCGACCAGAAAACCAATATTTTCCCCATCTCGGCCGATGTGTACGAAAAGACCTGGCACCCAACGCTCGACGTCTGGTTTCCGGTGCAGATGGACCACATGACGGTAAACGAAGCCTACCGCGTATGGCACGGGGCGCCGTTCAAAGACGATGCCTTGCAGGCGCCGCTCAACCAGCAGCATTTCGACGGGTATTCAATGGGCGACAAAACCGACACGAAGTACAAGCCGCTGGAACGTATTCCGGGTCTGGGCGTGGGCGGCTGGTTCGATGCGGGTGATTTCGACATTCAGACTGGCTCGCATAACACCACGATCCTGAACTTCGTGGATGCCTGGGAAAAGCTGAAACTCAACCGCGACGAAACGCGCATCGATCAGGGGCGGCAGTACGTGGATATTCACCGGCCCGATGGCAAACCGGATCTGTTGCAGCAGATTGAGCACGGCACGCTGAATCTGGTGGCACAGGTTAAAAACATCGGGCATCCGGTGCGGGGCATTATCGTGCCAAATCTGCACCAGTATCACCACCTAGGCGACGCGAATACCGAAACCGACAACCTGCCCTACAATCCGAACCTGAAGCCCTACGAATCGGACGGTAAATCGAGCGGCACCCTGGACGACCGCTGGGCCTTCACCACCCGTTCGGCGTTTCTGGATTACAACACAGCCGCCGCTTTGGCCGCCGCCAGCCGGGCGCTGAACGGTTTCAACGATACCTTATCGACGCAGGCACTGACGTACGCCAAGAAGCTGTGGGACGAAAACGACGGCAAGCCCAACACCGATACGTCTCGTTTTGCCCTGTTCCGCCGGAACACCGAAATGGCCGCGGCCCTGCAACTGTACATCACAACGAAAGACGACCGCTACGCCAAAAAATTCACCGACGCCATCTGGCCCGCCCTTGACCGGAACGTTGGCCAGGTTCTGACGGCTGCCCTGCAAGCGTACCCGTTTATGAATAAGGCTTACCAGACGAAGCTGAAAGACTACGTGGTCAAGTTCAAGGCCTCGAATGATGAGCTTACCAAACAGAATCCGTACGGCGTGCCGGCGGGTACACGGGGCGGCTGGGGCAGCAACCAGCAGGTGATCAGCTGGGCCATTACGAACTACCACGCCAACAGGCATTTCCCGGACATCATCAGCCCGGAGTACGTCTTCAGAGGGCTGAACTACCTTTTCGGGTGCCACCCGTACCATAACCTCTCGTTTGTGTCGGCGGTGGGTACGCGCTCCAAGAAGATCACCTACGGCAGCAACCGCGCCGATTTCAGCTACATCGCCGGTGGGGTGGTGCCGGGCATCATGGTCCTGAAGCCCGACTTCCCCGAAAACCGCGAAGACTGGCCGTTCCTGTGGGGCGAGAACGAAGTCATCATCGACATCTGCTCGGCTTACATCATGCTGGCTGGCGCGGCCAATGAATTAGTCAAAAAGTAA